Below is a window of Candidatus Stygibacter australis DNA.
CTGTTCAGATGGGTTTTGTGAGCCTTTCAAGCTATAAAGACGGAACCAGCAGCACCGGAAAAGTTGAAGAGCGTCAAAAACTGATGGCAGACGTAAATGGCAAAGCAGTGATCCTGGTGGAAGATATAATAGATACGGGTTTGACTCTTAAGGATTATAGCCAAAACCTGCTTGATAGAGGGGCAAAGTCCGTAGAAATCTGCTGTTTATTAAAAAAACCTGAGCAAAGGCATAATGTAGATGTGAAATATCAGGGATTTGATATTGAGAATAGATTTGTAGTTGGCTATGGGCTTGATTATGCGGAGCAATACCGTAATTTGCCATATGTAGGCATATTGAAGAAGGAGATTTATTCATAATGAACGAAAACAGGCAAAATAAACAGAATAATCGCAAAAATGAAGAACCTAAACCAGTAAATAGATTTAATAATCCCAGAAATTATACCTTCCTGATCGTAATGATCCTCTTCATATTTGTGATGTACCAGATGTATAAATCGAGCGGTCCTCAAGTAAAAAATGTCAGTTTTTCTGAAATGATGGGCAAAGCTCAGGCAGGAGAACTGGTAAAAGTGACCTTTTCTGATAAGGATATCAGAGCAGTTGATGCTGGAGGA
It encodes the following:
- the hpt gene encoding hypoxanthine phosphoribosyltransferase, whose translation is MHKDLEEVILQEAEIERRVRELGIEIARDYEGQEPLMICILRGAVIFFADLCRVIDIPVQMGFVSLSSYKDGTSSTGKVEERQKLMADVNGKAVILVEDIIDTGLTLKDYSQNLLDRGAKSVEICCLLKKPEQRHNVDVKYQGFDIENRFVVGYGLDYAEQYRNLPYVGILKKEIYS